The Elaeis guineensis isolate ETL-2024a chromosome 14, EG11, whole genome shotgun sequence genomic sequence ccggctcccataggagtccggatgaagtcttcctacagttgaagtcagggatgaagtccggctcccgtaggagtccggataaagtcttcctgcagttgaagtcggggacgaagtccggatgaagtttagcaggtagaaacttgggcggagtccatccgtcgtgaagaatccggtcgatgctggtggaggtttatccatcggcagaacttgggaacgttgtggaggctcggccatcggagaggttcgaaaagatgtcatcgaaggtcggacgtcggtagaacccccggagggtcactcctgacacgaacttcggctaggggggAAATTTATGCCCAACAAGTATAAAagatcatttatttaaaaaaatcaccTTATAATCGGACAccatttgaccttttgatcacttattttttatttaatggctcaaatcatcccatactaaattgatcatgataatgatgtctgattgaagtaaaattttactAGTTTGCTaaaaatatcatcaagattatcATTGTAAGTTTTCAGACCCATCGAtggtctttatctatcagatcattatgcgatcgttcatgaccatcaaaatcaaattttattgatcgacataactAGGACTATCGGATCGAGAAAATTTCATGTGATGattctctaatgataattatttaaataataaatggtGAAGATGggatttaaattctaaaattatactatatttagagaaaaataaaaaaaattatactacaAGAATATAGGgttttatgatatgaaatatttttcattgtaaataatttattagttGCTACAAAAATTTttgttacatcataaatattaaattatttatgataaaaaatttaaatcgcaactaatcgataaaaaatcaaaattttttaaaaaataaataatttatgatggaaaaattaTGTcgcaaataatttaatatttctgATGCAAAAGAAttttatgttgcaaatattggttatttgtgatgaaaaatttcaatCCCAAGTAATCTATGaaaatttagatatttttaaaaaataaatagcatattatttgtaatgaaaaataagagtcgtaaataattagaattattgtcataaatttttttgaaattttttttgttaaatttttttaggGTGAAAAACTTttagaggaaaaaattttttttgatgaaaattattagtgatgaaaattttatttttatcgataataatagttatttgtgacgtatattttattttcatcgtaaattaggttttttagaatttttttagttaaatttttttagagaaaaaaaattcaggggaaaaaaaatttaatgagaattattagcgatggaaattctattttcatcgctaataataatttgtagtgatgtaaattttttatcgctaataattacgtcgccaaaaattctataaaaatctCAGGTCGCTTCCTTGGTTCCCACGAAATCCTCCCAACTCTCTATCCCCACCCTCTcagctctctccctctctttttccctCTCATCCGTTGAAGCTCTCTCGAGCTTCCTCACTGGCGAGTGgcctccctttgttgccgccgaCACTGCCACCGCTGCTGGCTTTTAAGGTAACATATTTTGGCTCTGCGGGGAAGGGGGGCAGGGGAGTGGGTGCCCAGGCagggaggaaggagagggagggggcTGTTTGGTAGGGATGGGTCACGTTAGGGTCAGAGGAAGGGGAGTTTCGTGAGGGTTGGGGGAGGGCAGGGGGTTTTATGAGGGCAGGGGGACCATGGGCCAACAAGAGTGGGGTGGGGCGGAGGACGGGGAGGGGGGGTTTGTTCTCACAGACGGCTTGTggtggttgagggatggaggatGCGAGGGGGGGGGGTTTGTTCCCACGGATGGCCTGTGGTGGCAGGGCCAGAGGACGTAGGTAGGGGGGATGTTTGTGCTCCTGTAGATGGCCTGCATATGAACTGTTCGATCCAGGATCTGGTCTGGATCGGCTTGGATTTGATCCAGATCAGATCCAATCTGAGATCTAGATCAGGATCCAATCTGAGATTCGATTTGGGATTTGGGTCGGGATCTGATTTGGATCGACTCAAATCTGGTCTGAGATTCGGGTCGGTTCTAGATCGGGATCCAATTCGAGATCTAGATCAGGATCCGATTTGGATCTGGATCACGATCCGGATCAGATCGAGTTAGTTATATGCATAGTTTAAGCATTTGCATatattttgctattattattcattattatatttatttatatattaagttAGTTATATCCATAGTTTAATTATTGGAAGTATGGCACCAGGAGGGAGACGATCACATCCAAGTTCCCAGTCTGTCCTTGAGGATGAGCCTTCTCCCATTTCTACTGCCGCACCATCGGAGGTGCCAGAGGGTGCTGTAGAGGCAGATCTGAgaggtattttaatatttttacataataaaatttgattttaattgtattTATTAGGTTTATAGATACATattatactaatgatttattcattaTTGTTTCAGACCATTCGGTGCAGGTGGCAAGGTCCgtcgaagaacctcatcctgaagtATTGGAGAAGCGAGCACGAGAGATAGCATCTCCATATCAAGATTTCGCTCAACTTCATCacgcccattaggagatggtgcgagccatgacggactgagctgggcatcatatactATAGCTATATCCTTGTACCGCTCTCCGATTGGCGTCATATTACACCAACTCAGAAGAAGATCTTCTATAgccacttataggtaaaataatatttaatgaaatatttaCTTAGCACTAtttcttataatatttgttattgacggactatatttgatattatcaattttgaGCATGATTATGTGCAGCGAGCTATGGAAGATCATATATGTTTATATTTCAAAGATTACCGTCATCGCATTCATCACCACTGGTATGCTGTAGTGCAAGACTAGGGGGTGGAGGCAGTGTGGCAGTGGCCATATGACAACATCAGTATCGCGGACTGGGCTACATATGCCACAGGTATGAGGATCTGACATATCAAGTTaagcatccaaattttttttagagtttaataattgaaccatttattcttaaattcagttagttacttactaatttgactgttAAACGTATAGGATTGATGTGTCTGAAATGTCACCAATCGGACGAGACAGATCGTCTCACACTGTGGGGGTTCGAGGCTATTCGCTCGCCATATAAAGCAGATGATAAGTCATTtttatttagcatattttaatctttaattatttaaaaaaattttaaataattgttctcaaattgtagagagatgtAAAGAGTGGCGAGTTTTCTGGTAGGATCgagatctaccagcggacccatcagcgatggtcaggagagtggacagTGGGCAGACAAGAGCtttatgtaagtttttttaattatattttattggtattttgattttcaatataaacttagaatagctataactttaattttcaggatcgtatgatagagatGAGATCCTAGCCTACCTTTGAGGGCTCGATCCCATCCTCATGCTCGTCCAGGGCTAACATCCATTATGttatgagatctgtgatcagatgcttggtatgagatcctattatgttagggggcTAGGATATGGTTTCAGAGCTCCCCCATCCTCATGCTCGTCCAGGGCtaacatccatgctgcctgcgatgTCCGGCTGGCGAAGATACAGAGATAGGCTATTGAGGATTGATAACGAGCTGATAAATTGACTGTACGCATCGATTCCTACCAGCCGTTCTAGAcgtagatgatggagcggatggtaGAGATAGAGCATGTGATAGAGCTGATAAGAGAGCAGTAGGTCGGTCCATCGTGCTCTACCCATTCTCCTTTTCCAGATGCTGATGCTTGATGGCTAGcggcttatttttatatttttatatttttattttggatctcttgtaattattaaatttatttttttataattatattttaatataataaaatgatcaaatttatttatgagtttattgtgtgaattttttatctcaattttatatattataaatataaaatattaaaaatataaattaaaaatatatatttataaattatttttttaaaaatattatattttaattagtgatgaaattatttgcgatggaatATCCATCGCAAATACCATCATTTGCGACGTacgatttccatcataaataatatattttttaaaatataaaaatactttttaaagttatttatgatagaaaattttcatcataaatatttttttatgataaaaatatttatgatataaattttttattaaaaaaattaattaattttatttttttaaatattaaatttatttattaaattatttatgataaaaaatttcatcataaataattttatttatgataaaaatcttctatttatgataaaaatttttcatcataaataatttttaaaaaaataaaatattttataacataAATTTTACGTCGCAACAAAtatattattagtgacgaaaattttgtTTCCATCGCAAAATATTATCTGCGACTTCATTTTTAacgactaaatattagcgatgaaatttgtattgtaaataaatatttacgataaaaatttaatatttgtgATACTTTTTTTGCATTGCAAATATCTTTTAGTATTGTAGTGAAAAATCAATAAGTATGTATTACTATACCATGTAGTTTGTACTGATGAGCAAAATGTTCTGAAAACTATATGTCAATTTGCTTAGTTATGTATTAGGTTGCTATATGACTAATTTGCTATGTGTGTCTTATCTATCCATATACCGTATATTAGTGAActctatatttcaaaaattatgtattaatttaTCTTGAGGTGTGTATTGACTTGCTTGATTATTAAATTGCTTGATATATATTACTTGACTATATAGTATGCATCAATAAAAagcatattataaaaataaggaagaaagagaatactatgcttctttatttttaattacaaGACTAACCACTCCATTAGTAGGAGTCTTTGACTTTTCTTCTTTAAGATTAGTATTAGGAGAAAAGTGGCAAAATCGGAAGCTTGCTCCTTAATTTTCTCTAGTGcccaccccatatgatttttgttcgttCTAAGGATGCCAATATTTGGTTGTAGCAAAAATATTTATACTATTTATGACTTTCATATTAATGGAATAATATATAAGCTggcattatcttttttttctattctatATGCCCCTTTATAGAGCTAATAATAAGGGGTTATAATACATCTAGTGACACCGAACATGATAATCTTATGAAAAACTACCATGATAATTAGTACTTACTTTTTGTATCAAAaagaatcaaataatttttttttgaaataattatctATAATGAGGGGTCATAACACATTTAGTCATACTGCATTAGGATACCAAAAGAAAAATTACCATGATAATAAGTACTTAactttttttgaaataattatctATGCAGGTAGGCATAATTTGTGCAGATAGCAAAAGGAGAGCATGCCAACACATAGCCTCCACATTAATATAGATATATTAGATGTCTCGTACCAAATTTGGCACAAATCTAGAGGAGTAAGATTAGTAGTTAATTAGAACCTCACCATCTTTTGATAATTAAGATTACTAGTTAATTAAAAGTTAAACATTATTTAAAACTCCTCTCCCCCTCATGTAAACCTCCCAATCTTCCCCTCTTAAGGCTCTAATCACCATCTCCCCTTCTATTTCGAATTCCCCCTACCAGTCTgtttatatatttattcattGGTTTTGGAAAGCCAAGTGGATATAAGTACTTGGTAGAGAGACAACATTTAACTGTTAAACTAAAGTCCACATCTTGGGTTTCCTTCCACAGCGGAAGATCTTTACTTCTTGGGAGCTCAATGGTAGCTTGGTGACATGGCATCTTGTGATCTAGAGAAATAatccaagagagggggtgaattagattttttaaaaattaaaatttattgtgCACAAATTTCAGAGTATGTGAAATATATTGAGATGATACAAAAAGAAgaatactaaaataaataaacaatTAAGATGCAATACAAGTAAAAAAGAAGCCACGCACAAATACtatgaatttatagtggttcggtgccaaatcTAGTACCTATGTCCACTCTTCAAATTTTTCTtgagaattctactataatctctATATAAATTAcaacaaaattatttttcaaactcataatctaaattcagttgattttcaCTATAGAAATCAACCAAAACCACTATCCAAAGCCTCTCCTAGACTTTCTCAAATAAATTCAATTTGATTTCACGCTTCCACAAGCCTTTCTCCAAGTTTTAATCACAATTAAAACTTACTTATagcaaaaaaaatgagaaatataAATGTAAACCTAATATAAGCTTCTAATAGAGCAAATAAAAATTGATGAAGCTCTTTGGAGAACATGTTGAGAAAGCTTTTCAATTAATATATTGAGAAATTCTTCGAATGcttcaaaaaattgattattttcaGCTCTTTTGAATACTCAAGAAATGCACTTGGACTCTCACttgtcttttctctttttttttcttttttcttttctcttctttcattttGATTAAGTTTTAAAGTATTTACATTCTCCAAAAAAACCAAACTAACTATTTCTAGCTATTGGAGATTAAAAACtagttattaaaaattattttaaaaaatctaaaatttttgtagaatTAGACATTATTGTTGCCACAGTCAAGTCAACTTGAGATTAAGTAGGAGTCGACTTGAGCAATTATGAGTTGACTTGTAGTCAAATAGTAGTCGACTTGAGGACTGCTCTATAGAATTACTTTTCTATCTTTCTTGAGAGAATCGACTCACAGTCAAATAAGGATCATCTCGAGGTCTGACATTGAAACTTCTGCATTTTATCTGACTAAGAGAGTCGACTCATACTTAAGTAAGGATCGACTCCTAGTCTATGCATTTGAAAAATATATGTCAGATTCGACCCTTTTGATCTACGAGTTAACTCTaagttttttttcttaattttttatgatatagcTTTATCAATCATCGTTTTTTGATTCTAAAACTTGTTAACCAATACAACCTTTTCCAGAGTGATTTTAGCTTTCGAAAATATCTATACAAGAACTTCACTAACTCATTAGTATCAAAATAAgtacttaaatattttatatttagaaaaaTCAATCCTCAAATCAACACGTGTTAAAATGAGAAGATGAATAGGCGACAAGATGCTAACCTTAGCCATGGCTGCCTTCTTTCCTTTATCAGGTAATaaactaagagaaagtctttgtgcaccgcatATAGTATAGTAAAAATATGCCATCCCATCTTATTGGGCCACATAGCCATCACTTTTCAATACATTTTAGTACTTACAGTTTcacttttttgtttaaaattttgaatgataaaaatgctcctctttttttaagaaattatgatattttgtggccatattatgatatcctgtgatcAAATTATAACTTCCTACATAATAACAAGTCATTATTTgatcacaggatatcataatgaaGAAGGAACATTTtagtcatttaaaaattttataagttttTAATGACGAAAATGCTCTTTCTTCTTTAtgacttttataaaaaaattatgaatttctgttatgcagaaagtcatatttgattataggatatcataatatagccataggatatcataatttttttaaaagagaaagaatattttcatcattcaaaattttaaatgaaaaaatagaactgtaggcattaaatatgcattggaaaGCGATAGCTATGTAGCCTAATAAGATGGGGCGGTGCATTTTTACTGCACTATATATAATACACAAAGAATTACTCATAAACTAAATCAGGTATGGGATGTATAGTTAAGGAATATCAAAtatgtaatatattaatataatataaataatcaaGCTTGGCTGGGCTAATTTAAACCCAAGCTTGACCCATTTATATGGAGGATTCGAATGTAAGGTATGCCCTAGCTTGCTTGGCTTAAAAACCAAGCCCATGCCCATTCAAAATGCGGCTTGGGTGGGCCGGGCACACTGCCTAGTATTTGAACAAATCTAATGCTAGGGTAACTAATATGCAACtattagttgcaaataaagaAATGACATCAAAAGAATATATATGCTGAAAATGAGTTTATGTATTTTGTAGGCTTTTCACTTTCTACAATGCCATCTTCAAGATTGTTAATTGATCCAAGTATTGGTGAGTCTAAAGATATCGAagaatgttattttttatttactaaaaaaattgatatcatttataaatattatgtaaaatcTTGATATATCATTGTTAATACTTTGCCCACTTTAACCTTATCTGTAGGTCTAAAATAGAAAATTGTTAAGAGGTCGACAAAGTCAATCGGTATAAATTATCCGTGGAAATGGAAAAAGTGATATTTGATGAAATCAGAAATTGCTCGCACGGCTCTATATCCAAGATttctatatttatattaaaaagcaTTGAGTCCAAAGTTTTCTATATCCGCGGTCCTCATCTGGAGTAAAGATTGATTAACTGCACATTACATTTTTtataggtaatttttttttttggaaggctTCGATAGTAAATATCTATGGTGATGAATCATGGTATAATGCTTGCAATTCAATGCTTGAACATATATTTGACCAAAATGTTGATTATAAATAAAAGAGTATAATGTTCAAAGTGTAAAGTCCTACATGCTAAAATACATGTCTTTTTGGCTATATTTTTAGTTTTCTATCACCTATTAAAATATTCATCCTTTGGTATTCCTAATAATTTTAGTATACAAAAATTATTGATGCAACTAGTACAATATTGCcgtctttaatatttttttattatctattAATTTATGTCAAGCACGATATCTAAGGAtgaaagtggtatggataatATTTATTCGAatcttttttatatttgaatcaaTCTGAATATGAATAGAAATTTGAGAATCCGATAAATATCTATAGCGGTATGCATATccgtaaaaaaaaaatgaatatgaatataaatagacAACTATCTAATCCATATCCAAATATCTAAATCTACCTATaaccctatataattttatataaaatttattaatttttttaaaaaatatataatgatataaatatgttattaatttgatttattatctatttagtaatatttttgattatgtaGTCgttaagtttaattatctaacttatatctataattatatttatttaaaataaatataaatataaatttttatatttaaataatatttatatttatatatataaaataaaataaaaataaaaataaatatattgataTCCGATCCACGATCAAGTGCGGTGTCCctcaaaaacaaaagaaaaaaagaattaaCATTTAGCTTACATGTTTTAATACAAAAAGTTAATATAAAAACTGATATCCTCGAATCTGTGCCTTTTGCACTTGCAGATTTACTAGCATTTATATATCGATAAATTTTATCCGCGGAGAAGTCTTTAATTTTCTTCAGATTTTTCAAACCACCTTTCCCTTGCTTGCACGCGTCGCAGAAGTCACGTGGCGAGACTTGGAGAACTTGCCGCACCGTAGAGAGGGGTTCGGGTTGTATCATTCGAGCGAAAGAATGGTTGATCTTGTTTCGCGGCGTCACCCGTCGGATCGCGATCCGCACAGCTCGCAAAGCAATCCGAACCTTTATATTTATCGGTCTGCACAGTTTGCACGACTGAACGGTGGATTCTcgcgaaggaaggtgaatccttcttccATGGGAAAGATACAACCCAGTCCAGCGAGGGGAGGAACTTTCCCGAACCCGTGTTCGCCGCACTCACGTCAACGAGGTGGGACTCCTTCCGCTTTTGACTCCCTCCTCCTAAAGACCCCCGTCTTCGCCCCTATCCGGCGGAGACGCTAGGCCATGGCGGAGCATTCCTTCCTCGACCCCTCGCCCTTCGGTTCCAATCCATCGATGGATACCTCGTATCCTCCCTTCTTCGATTCCGATCTCACCCTCGACGATCTTCCCCTCCCCGACGACTTCGCCGCCGATTTCGCTTTTCACGACCTCGACATCAGCACCGATTTCCCGATCGAGGATTTGCTCCGGTCGCCCGAGGACCAGCCATTCCCTCCCTCCGGCGATGGATCCCCGTTGCCCGATTCCAACGACGGATCTGGCGTTTCTTCCTCCTGCCCCGCCTCCGGCCATCAAACCTCCGATCTTTCCCGGAATAACGGCCCCTCCTCCCCTGATTCCGGCCATTCCGCCACCTGTTCACCCGATTCCGCGAACTTTTCTGGCATCAGCAGCCAGGAGGAGGTGAAGCTGGAAGAAGAGAACAGCAGATGGAGCCTCAAGAGGAAGCAGGACAGAGAGGACGGATGCCCTAACCTTAGTCCTACCCCAAACCCTAGGAACAGCAAGTATCAGCGTTCGGAGGAGGGGAACTGCGCGAGTGCTTTTAATGCGGGGAGCGAGGAGGAGGATAAGAGGAAGGCGAGGTTGATGAGGAACCGGGAGAGCGCCCAGCTCTCGAGGCAGCGGAAGAAACATTACGTCGAGGAGCTGGAGGAGAAGGTGAAGTTGATGCACTCCACGATCAATGAGCTGAAGACCAAGATCTCGTACATCATGGCAGAGAATGCGAGCCTACGGCAGCAATTAGGCGGAAGCAGCGGGAATTGCCCTCCGCCGGGTGTTTATCCTCCGCCACCGATGGCGCCCGTGCACTTCCCGTGGATCCCAGGATACGCCCTGAGGCCTCCAGGGTCTCAGGTTCCTTTGGTTCCTATACCTAAATTGAAGCCTCAGCAGCCCACTTCAACTCCAAGGGCCAAGAAGTCTGAGAGCAAGAAGAGCGAGAGCAAGGTCAAGAAAGTTGCCAGCGTGAGCCTATTGGGGCTGTTGTTTGCTTTGCTGTTTTTTAGAAGTGTAATTCCAGGAGTAACTCCTAGGAATGGAGGAGATAGAGATGAAATAGTTGGTGGATTAGGTGTCGCCAAAGGTGCGATTTTTGGTCAGTCCAAAAGTAGGATTTTGAGTGTTAGTGGCCGGGGTAGTGGTCTGAATAGTACCGATGAAATTGGATTATGTAATGGAAAGATGGGTTTTGGTGAGGGAGGTGTTGATAGGGTCACTGGTAGGAGATGTGAGACTGGAGTGGATGGATCTGTCTTCAAAGTCAAACAGAACTCAAGCGAGACTCTGCCTGCTTTACTATATGTTCCGAGAAACGGAAAACATGTGAAGATTAATGGAAATTTGATAATCAATTCTGTTCTTGCTAGCGAGAAGGCCATGGCACGAACAAACTCTAGAGACCAGGTGAGGCAATCTTCAGGTAAAGAAGGTAAAGAGACGGGACTGGCTATCCCTGATAATGTGGCATTGGCATTAGCCCTTTCTAAAAGTGGAAGGGAGGTGGATCAACATTCCAACACGTACAGGAGCTCAGGTGAACATCAGAGAGCACTTGCTTCTGATACTGAAGATGTATATAGGGACAATTCAAAGTCAATACCGGCTGATGGACCACTGCATCAATGGTTCCGTGAAGGAATGACAGGTAATGATAAATAGTGGCTGCTTATTTGTGCATGTGCTTGTTTGGCATTGTTGCATTTATAAAACACGTAATTTTGCATCTTGTCTTGTTGGTTACATACCTACTGATATCTATTACCATCTGGTGACAAGATTCTAGAATTTATTTAGTGAATCTTCCGCAGAAGAAGGATGAATTTTCAGTGGGACATTTCAGAAGATATGGTTGTTTGCCTGTTTTGATAATTCTTGCTATGCTGTGGCTTGGTCACTTAGAGATTGGTATATTATACAGTACCAGGCATTCACCCTGTTTTTGCATGAAGCAGAGTTAAAGCAAGGGCAGTTTTGGGTGCAGGAATGAGGAGATTGTATTTAAATAAAATGTTGATATTCTTGAGATGCCATGCGAAGCACTACTTGATGGCATTTTGTTGTTTATTTTTACATTTAATGATGCAAAACAAGGTATGCCTGTCTTGGTACTGGCCTGGTATTGATACCATCCCATCACTATGTGGGCATGTCTAGTACGAAGCATACCGAATGTCTTTACATGCTTTATACTATATACCGGTACTGAATAGGTATAGTACAGAATGCCTCATATCGCTTGGTTTGGTACAGTATGGCATATCTTGATGAAAAATATGTATTTCTTatttgatttaac encodes the following:
- the LOC105057834 gene encoding bZIP transcription factor 39 — translated: MAEHSFLDPSPFGSNPSMDTSYPPFFDSDLTLDDLPLPDDFAADFAFHDLDISTDFPIEDLLRSPEDQPFPPSGDGSPLPDSNDGSGVSSSCPASGHQTSDLSRNNGPSSPDSGHSATCSPDSANFSGISSQEEVKLEEENSRWSLKRKQDREDGCPNLSPTPNPRNSKYQRSEEGNCASAFNAGSEEEDKRKARLMRNRESAQLSRQRKKHYVEELEEKVKLMHSTINELKTKISYIMAENASLRQQLGGSSGNCPPPGVYPPPPMAPVHFPWIPGYALRPPGSQVPLVPIPKLKPQQPTSTPRAKKSESKKSESKVKKVASVSLLGLLFALLFFRSVIPGVTPRNGGDRDEIVGGLGVAKGAIFGQSKSRILSVSGRGSGLNSTDEIGLCNGKMGFGEGGVDRVTGRRCETGVDGSVFKVKQNSSETLPALLYVPRNGKHVKINGNLIINSVLASEKAMARTNSRDQVRQSSGKEGKETGLAIPDNVALALALSKSGREVDQHSNTYRSSGEHQRALASDTEDVYRDNSKSIPADGPLHQWFREGMTGPVLSSGMCTEVFQFDVSPASTSGGIIPATKIVNASVANATGKLPSSAHQRKMKNRRIMYPEPIPLPGTTLNDTEYFAEPSESSKLHDNKSVSSMVVSVLADPREAGDGEGDARISPKSLSRIFVVVLLDGVKYVTYSCGLPFKGSGPHLVN